One genomic window of Armatimonadota bacterium includes the following:
- a CDS encoding neutral/alkaline non-lysosomal ceramidase N-terminal domain-containing protein translates to MSLFRASATQTNLEPWPGVWMTGYGARTKPAEGTHDPIMARALMIDADGVFFVIVSCDLLGIGTQDVNDIRRCIHQRAGIPESAIMVAGTHTHSGPATQYQRGVMGVLNPEWLAKAKEKIVEAVCTLPGKLEPATFSYAKSKIEGFGYNRADKTRTIDEDFIVFSVDSWAGTNIATLINFSTHAVTMGPKNLLFSGDFPGAACRKLSETRGGIGLYLAGAGGDADPVINRDRGWGTGTFEDVEAFGNMLAGKADELLGSAQKVCTVKIKTLSRTVDMPMAEPVSDDELAGLIAEYESAIAKAGEAGKTSIESAMLVWANDLKNAIHNNSVPKTTPVEIFAAKINDFSLVGVPVEPYSDIALAVKADMSPSVCAFVGYSNGLYCYIPAKWEYEQGGYASTAYRWFEGMMTGFCEDADSRLVSAVAEIFSQMDAQE, encoded by the coding sequence ATGTCGCTATTTAGAGCATCGGCAACACAAACAAACCTTGAGCCTTGGCCGGGCGTATGGATGACCGGCTACGGAGCCAGAACCAAACCCGCCGAGGGCACGCACGACCCGATCATGGCTCGCGCACTTATGATAGATGCCGATGGAGTATTTTTTGTAATTGTCTCGTGTGATCTGCTCGGTATTGGCACACAGGATGTCAACGACATACGCAGGTGCATTCATCAGCGTGCCGGTATACCGGAAAGTGCAATTATGGTCGCGGGCACTCACACGCACTCAGGCCCAGCCACGCAGTATCAACGTGGAGTCATGGGTGTGCTCAACCCCGAATGGCTCGCAAAGGCGAAGGAGAAGATTGTCGAGGCTGTCTGCACACTGCCGGGCAAGCTGGAACCTGCTACATTTTCATACGCAAAGTCAAAAATCGAAGGCTTCGGTTACAACAGAGCGGATAAAACTCGCACTATTGACGAGGATTTCATAGTCTTTAGCGTAGACTCCTGGGCAGGGACGAACATAGCGACCCTCATCAACTTCTCTACTCATGCGGTCACTATGGGTCCCAAGAATTTGCTGTTCTCGGGAGACTTCCCGGGCGCGGCTTGCAGGAAACTGAGTGAGACTAGAGGCGGCATCGGGCTGTATCTGGCTGGAGCTGGAGGCGACGCCGATCCTGTAATAAACCGCGACAGGGGCTGGGGAACCGGCACATTTGAGGACGTCGAAGCATTCGGTAATATGCTTGCAGGCAAAGCCGATGAACTCCTAGGCAGCGCTCAAAAGGTCTGCACAGTGAAGATCAAAACTCTGAGCAGGACAGTAGATATGCCGATGGCTGAGCCTGTCTCAGATGATGAACTTGCTGGACTGATAGCCGAGTATGAGTCGGCCATAGCTAAGGCAGGCGAGGCGGGGAAGACAAGCATCGAGTCGGCTATGCTGGTATGGGCAAACGATCTTAAAAATGCGATCCATAACAACTCGGTCCCTAAAACAACTCCTGTCGAGATATTCGCGGCAAAGATAAATGACTTCAGCCTTGTCGGTGTGCCCGTCGAGCCTTATTCGGATATAGCGCTGGCTGTTAAAGCAGATATGTCGCCGTCGGTCTGCGCATTCGTGGGTTACTCGAACGGGCTCTACTGCTACATACCAGCGAAGTGGGAATATGAGCAGGGCGGTTACGCATCAACGGCTTATCGTTGGTTTGAAGGGATGATGACAGGCTTCTGCGAAGATGCGGACAGCCGCCTGGTATCGGCAGTTGCGGAGATATTCTCGCAAATGGATGCGCAGGAATAG
- the hflX gene encoding GTPase HflX, whose amino-acid sequence MEYLVLLNDISTTDKALLVVIDPKDRWEADANTEELRELVDSAGIEIADEMHIRRDDPDPRFYIGKGNAEEAYLRATDSDASVVIIGEDLSPTQQRNVGDATKCEVIDRTQLILDIFAQRARTSEGNLQVELAQLQYLLPRLTGQGTSMSRIGGGSAGGIATRGPGETKLETDRRRVRKRISVLRDELDEVVQHRKVQKRSRRKLMVPNASLVGYTSAGKSTLMNLLAGTDVSANARLFETLDPTTRRVDMEGQCSIILSDTVGFLRKLPHGLIAAFRATLEEVVDADFLIHVVDVAHPFFKQQYVAVIEVLAELDIEDKPIITVFNKSDLVKDQYELRRMVAEIPDSCYMSAGTGDGVKYLHRLLCKVIGEMMNRIEALLPYDRGDLLAMCHDRGRVLAQEYLPEGVRIEVELSPDLADRIKAFEIQES is encoded by the coding sequence TTGGAATATCTAGTGCTTCTTAATGATATCAGCACAACCGATAAAGCACTTCTCGTGGTCATTGATCCCAAGGACCGCTGGGAAGCCGACGCCAATACCGAAGAGCTGCGCGAACTCGTGGACAGCGCCGGTATTGAGATCGCCGATGAGATGCATATCCGCCGCGATGACCCTGACCCGCGTTTCTATATAGGCAAGGGCAATGCAGAGGAGGCTTATCTGCGCGCGACAGACTCTGACGCGTCGGTCGTAATAATAGGTGAAGACCTCTCCCCTACCCAACAGCGAAATGTCGGCGACGCGACCAAGTGTGAAGTGATCGACCGCACACAGCTCATCCTCGACATATTTGCTCAGCGCGCCCGCACAAGCGAAGGAAACCTGCAGGTCGAGCTTGCTCAGCTCCAATATCTGCTCCCGAGGCTCACCGGACAGGGCACGTCGATGTCACGTATCGGCGGCGGCAGCGCGGGTGGGATCGCAACACGCGGGCCGGGTGAAACCAAACTTGAAACAGACCGCAGGCGCGTGCGTAAACGGATATCGGTACTGCGCGATGAGCTTGACGAAGTCGTTCAGCACCGCAAAGTCCAAAAACGATCCAGGCGCAAACTCATGGTTCCCAATGCCTCACTGGTCGGCTACACCAGCGCTGGTAAATCCACTCTCATGAACCTGCTGGCGGGAACCGACGTCTCTGCGAATGCGAGGTTATTCGAAACACTCGACCCAACGACGAGGCGGGTCGACATGGAGGGCCAGTGCTCGATTATACTATCGGACACAGTCGGTTTTTTGCGCAAGTTGCCGCATGGCCTAATTGCGGCGTTTCGCGCAACACTTGAAGAGGTAGTCGATGCGGATTTTCTGATACATGTGGTCGATGTGGCTCATCCGTTCTTCAAACAGCAATATGTCGCTGTCATTGAAGTGCTCGCCGAACTGGATATTGAGGACAAACCGATCATTACGGTCTTCAACAAGAGCGATTTGGTAAAGGATCAATATGAGCTCAGGAGAATGGTTGCAGAGATACCTGACTCGTGCTATATGTCCGCGGGCACAGGCGATGGAGTGAAATACCTGCACCGGCTGTTATGCAAGGTTATTGGCGAGATGATGAACCGGATCGAGGCTCTTCTGCCTTATGACCGCGGCGATCTGCTGGCGATGTGCCACGACAGAGGCCGAGTGCTGGCGCAGGAATATCTGCCGGAAGGGGTGCGCATTGAGGTGGAGCTGTCGCCCGATCTGGCGGATAGAATAAAAGCATTTGAGATTCAAGAAAGTTAG
- a CDS encoding DegT/DnrJ/EryC1/StrS family aminotransferase has product MSELAIFGAEKSCNCQWPSWPVHGDEERTALLEVLESGKWWYGEKVKEFESKYAGFQNAKFGVTATSGTTALEAALDALGIGAGDEVIVPPYTFMATASAVLRVNAIPIFADIEPDTFCIDPEDVKRKVTDKTKAIIPVHLGGYVADMDRLWKIAREHDLYLIEDACHAWGSQWKGKGVGAIGHCGVFSFQASKNINSAEGGIMLTDDERIADACRSITNCGRSKTGAWYEHHVIGSNLRLTEFQAAILLAQLTRLESQIIKRMQSVQIIEDVLNDAPGIRLTRHDNRMTRRSYHFYPFRLDMSISRARFIEACEAEGIQLSPGYTTPLYKNTMFRQEKEGSANCPFSCPYYGRKIDYSIVKCPVCEEVCNDTCWIPQTMLLADEKNVLALANGIRKVCENAGELV; this is encoded by the coding sequence ATGTCTGAGCTTGCAATATTCGGGGCAGAAAAGTCCTGTAACTGCCAGTGGCCAAGTTGGCCTGTACATGGAGATGAAGAGCGAACCGCACTGCTGGAAGTGCTTGAATCGGGTAAATGGTGGTACGGCGAGAAGGTCAAAGAATTTGAGAGCAAATACGCCGGGTTTCAAAACGCGAAATTCGGGGTGACGGCCACTAGCGGAACCACCGCCCTCGAAGCGGCACTCGATGCGCTGGGAATCGGCGCGGGCGATGAAGTGATAGTCCCGCCGTATACGTTTATGGCAACCGCAAGCGCAGTGCTGCGAGTCAACGCAATCCCGATATTTGCTGACATCGAGCCGGACACATTTTGCATAGACCCGGAAGATGTCAAGCGCAAAGTCACTGATAAAACAAAAGCTATTATACCAGTGCACCTGGGCGGGTATGTCGCCGATATGGACAGGCTCTGGAAAATTGCCCGCGAACACGATCTGTATTTGATCGAAGACGCATGCCACGCCTGGGGCAGTCAGTGGAAAGGAAAAGGGGTCGGCGCTATCGGTCACTGCGGGGTGTTCAGTTTTCAGGCATCGAAAAACATCAACAGCGCCGAGGGTGGAATCATGCTCACCGACGATGAACGGATCGCAGACGCGTGCCGCAGCATCACTAACTGTGGACGCTCCAAGACAGGCGCGTGGTACGAGCATCATGTAATCGGCTCCAATCTCAGGCTGACTGAGTTTCAGGCCGCAATACTTCTGGCGCAGCTCACCAGGCTTGAATCACAGATAATCAAGCGTATGCAAAGCGTACAGATAATCGAGGATGTGCTCAATGATGCACCGGGGATTCGTCTGACCCGACACGATAACCGAATGACAAGACGCAGTTATCATTTCTATCCGTTCAGACTTGATATGAGTATATCGCGAGCACGATTTATCGAGGCTTGCGAGGCTGAGGGGATCCAGCTCTCACCGGGTTATACAACGCCGCTGTATAAGAACACGATGTTCCGGCAGGAGAAAGAAGGCTCGGCGAACTGCCCGTTCTCATGTCCTTATTACGGCAGGAAGATCGATTACAGCATCGTAAAATGCCCTGTCTGTGAAGAAGTCTGCAATGATACGTGCTGGATACCGCAGACAATGCTGCTGGCGGATGAGAAAAATGTGCTCGCTCTGGCAAATGGAATCAGGAAAGTCTGTGAGAATGCGGGGGAATTAGTGTAA
- a CDS encoding ASCH domain-containing protein has translation MKALSVKQPAANKIASGEKTVELRTWPTKYRGPVLIVSSKRPDIEPAGCALAIVDIADCQPMRQEHVASACCGQLYPECFAWILTNVQKIKPFPMRGSLGLYEVDIDQFSLDNNDRLKIKDRLTKCAVNLAFDIE, from the coding sequence ATGAAAGCGCTTTCAGTTAAGCAGCCCGCAGCAAACAAAATTGCATCGGGTGAAAAAACCGTCGAACTTCGCACTTGGCCTACAAAATATAGAGGTCCGGTGCTGATCGTATCCTCAAAAAGGCCTGATATCGAACCCGCAGGTTGTGCACTGGCAATAGTTGATATAGCTGATTGCCAACCGATGCGCCAGGAACATGTGGCTTCTGCCTGCTGCGGTCAGCTATATCCCGAATGCTTCGCATGGATACTAACTAATGTGCAGAAAATTAAGCCATTTCCAATGCGCGGTTCGCTGGGATTATACGAAGTCGATATAGATCAATTTAGCCTGGATAATAATGATCGTCTTAAGATAAAGGATCGACTGACCAAATGCGCAGTCAATCTTGCATTTGATATTGAGTAA